The following proteins come from a genomic window of Patescibacteria group bacterium:
- a CDS encoding ribonuclease H-like domain-containing protein gives MTKLIFDIETIGEDFDLMDETTQKALTRWLKREAYSDEAYKTALANIKNELGFSPLTGQIAAIGVLEVETNKGVVYFQAPGQDIKEKEEGGIKFKMASEKEMLEKFWQGAINYTEFVSFNGRGFDVPYLMLRSAVHEVKPTKDLMSNRYLNSQKFNAMHIDLMDQLSFYGAMQRKGSLHLYCRAFGIKSPKAEGISGDDVAALYKAKEYEKIAKYNSWDLRATREVFLRWNQFINIK, from the coding sequence ATGACAAAACTAATTTTTGACATTGAGACAATTGGCGAAGATTTTGATTTAATGGATGAAACAACCCAAAAGGCTTTAACCCGCTGGTTAAAAAGAGAGGCTTATTCAGATGAGGCTTACAAGACTGCCTTGGCTAATATAAAAAATGAACTGGGGTTTTCACCCTTGACTGGACAGATTGCAGCCATCGGGGTTTTAGAAGTTGAAACGAATAAAGGCGTTGTTTATTTCCAGGCGCCTGGGCAAGATATTAAAGAGAAAGAAGAAGGCGGGATTAAATTCAAGATGGCCAGTGAAAAAGAAATGTTAGAAAAATTTTGGCAAGGCGCGATTAATTACACTGAATTTGTAAGCTTTAACGGCCGTGGTTTTGATGTGCCATATTTAATGCTTCGTTCCGCAGTCCATGAGGTTAAGCCAACTAAAGATTTAATGTCCAATCGCTATTTAAACAGTCAGAAATTTAATGCCATGCACATTGACCTGATGGATCAATTATCGTTTTATGGCGCCATGCAAAGGAAAGGCAGTTTGCATCTATATTGCCGTGCTTTTGGCATTAAAAGCCCAAAGGCTGAAGGAATTAGCGGTGATGATGTGGCTGCTTTATATAAAGCCAAGGAGTATGAAAAAATTGCTAAATATAATTCCTGGGATTTACGCGCAACACGTGAAGTTTTCCTTCGCTGGAACCAATTTATTAACATAAAGTGA
- a CDS encoding HD domain-containing protein — MPSTKIKKLFEQIKPLYARRSKEILFHGWHHILFVRNKALFFSKSVNANKLIVEAAALTHDINYIVKPNSEPEIGKKLRQKLLSKAGFTFEEKNMIEKVILEAHTRTRIRKISPEGMALSDADTLFKALPITPIVLAQKYLLQNKVDLLKLARKITAEQNPLMKKNIYFYTAYAKKEYLHWAKVNLMLWNNVVEALKDKDVRNILQIVNQLKINK; from the coding sequence GTGCCTTCAACTAAAATAAAAAAGTTATTTGAGCAAATTAAGCCATTATACGCGAGGCGCAGCAAAGAAATTTTATTTCATGGCTGGCACCATATTCTTTTTGTTAGAAACAAAGCCTTGTTTTTTTCTAAGTCAGTTAATGCCAATAAATTAATTGTAGAAGCGGCTGCTTTAACACATGATATTAATTATATTGTTAAACCCAATTCAGAGCCAGAAATAGGCAAAAAGCTTCGCCAAAAATTATTAAGTAAGGCAGGTTTTACTTTTGAAGAGAAAAATATGATTGAAAAGGTTATTCTGGAAGCTCATACCAGAACACGCATTAGAAAGATTTCCCCTGAAGGCATGGCTTTAAGCGATGCTGATACATTGTTTAAAGCTCTACCTATTACGCCAATAGTTTTAGCTCAAAAGTATCTGCTCCAAAATAAAGTGGACTTATTAAAACTTGCCCGCAAAATAACTGCCGAACAAAATCCACTAATGAAAAAAAACATTTATTTTTATACTGCTTACGCTAAGAAAGAATATTTGCATTGGGCTAAAGTGAATTTGATGTTATGGAATAATGTTGTTGAGGCGTTAAAAGACAAAGATGTAAGGAATATTTTACAAATTGTTAATCAATTAAAAATTAATAAGTAA
- a CDS encoding EamA family transporter: MLWLYITIAAYLLFALANIGDKLVVSKFKTAPIAYAFYVGILGVVAVILLPFGVKWINFNLLVISFFAGVAFIMAAFFMYKALAQGEASRAITLLGSSSPIFTFLLSAGILQEKLNDEELISFGILVLAIILLSQHKPDGKKTKIHWELIIWALLAGLFFSINYVLTKFLFYQETFVTVFFWTRIGGVLTALFIFGLAKTRKIIKKDWQRPKKQKGLLVFGIQLVGGLGVIFQSYALNLASATLVNALQAIQYALVFIMAIFLGKKIPELKENLAKREIIIKIIAIILVAIGLYILTSQ, translated from the coding sequence ATGTTGTGGCTTTACATTACAATTGCAGCTTATTTGCTTTTTGCCCTGGCTAATATCGGAGATAAATTAGTTGTCAGCAAATTTAAAACAGCGCCAATTGCTTATGCTTTTTATGTCGGAATTTTGGGCGTCGTTGCTGTTATATTATTACCCTTTGGAGTAAAATGGATTAATTTTAATTTGCTGGTGATTTCTTTTTTCGCAGGCGTAGCCTTTATTATGGCTGCTTTTTTTATGTATAAGGCCTTGGCCCAGGGCGAAGCCAGCAGAGCCATTACTTTACTGGGCAGTTCCAGCCCTATTTTTACTTTTTTGCTCTCAGCTGGAATTTTGCAGGAAAAATTGAATGATGAAGAATTAATATCATTTGGCATTTTAGTTTTGGCAATTATTTTGCTTTCCCAGCATAAGCCAGATGGCAAAAAAACCAAGATTCACTGGGAATTAATTATCTGGGCTTTATTAGCAGGATTGTTTTTTTCCATTAATTATGTTTTGACCAAATTCTTATTTTACCAAGAAACTTTCGTGACTGTTTTTTTCTGGACCAGAATTGGCGGGGTTTTAACGGCTCTCTTTATTTTCGGCTTAGCTAAAACCAGGAAAATAATTAAAAAAGATTGGCAGAGGCCAAAAAAGCAAAAAGGACTTTTAGTTTTTGGCATTCAGCTGGTCGGTGGCTTGGGCGTAATTTTTCAAAGCTATGCCTTGAATTTAGCCAGCGCAACGTTGGTTAATGCCTTGCAGGCTATTCAGTATGCCTTGGTTTTTATCATGGCAATTTTTTTAGGCAAAAAAATTCCCGAGCTAAAAGAAAATTTAGCCAAGCGGGAAATTATTATAAAAATTATCGCGATTATATTGGTGGCTATCGGCTTATATATATTAACCTCACAATAA